ACAAACTCATTAGGGGAAACATCAAAACTAACGCCTTCCAAGGCTACCGAATTATCAGTGTATTTCTTAGATACATTATTGAAGGAAATCATCACTCATAAATTATACAGGAGTGGAGCTGAAATTTACAATCCTTTCTCTGCCTCTATAAATTCATCTATTTCACCCTCCTCAAGCACCTTCTCTACATTACTGGTTTCGACTAGAGTACGATGATCCTTCACCATTTTATATGGATGCAGGACATAGGAACGTATTTGGTTGCCCCACTCTACTTTGGTTGTTTTAGAAATATACATCCCTTTTTCATTAGTAATACGCTTCTCCTCCAACATCTTGAAAATTTTTCCTTTTAAAATATTTATAGCTTGTTCTTTATTTTGCGCCTGACTACGCTCTGAATCGACGTGCACGGCGAGGCCTGTCGGCTCATGCACAACCCGTACTGCAGTTTCCCTTTTGTTTACATTCTGGCCTCCAGGGCCAGAGGAGCGTGATAATTCTACTTTCAAATCATCAGGAGAGAGCTCTATCTCGCTGGTTTTTTCGAATTTGGGAATAACTTCCACCATCGAGAAACTGGTATGCCTCTTGGCGTTAGCATTGAATGGAGAGATGCGCACGAGCCGATGTACTCCCGATTCGTTTTTCAAGGTCCCGTAGGGACCGAAGCCCCGCGAAGCTCGACCGAAGGGAGATGCGGAGTGGGGAGCATTTATTTCCAAAGTAACATTCCTAAACCCCCCATGATCATTATGATTTTGATGAACGATAGAAAAAACAAAACCTTTTCTTTCAAAGAATTTTAAATACATCTCAAGAAGTATGCGTGAAAAATCCTCCGCATCGTCTCCCCCAGCTCCAGAAAAAATAGTCATCACCGCATCGCCTTTATCATATTTACCGACCCCAGAGAGTTCATCTTTCAGTGCCTGCAATTCTTTTATTTTTCCCTGGGCCTTATCTTTATCAGCCCAAAAATCAGACGCTTGCATCTCAGCTTCCAATTGCTCTATCTTTTTTTGTATTTCTTCTTTTTCCATTTTATTTTATAGAGCCACCTCGCAGAATCGAACTGCGGGCCCCGTCTTTACGAAAGACGTGCTCTACCAACTGAGCTAAGGTGGCGAATTTATCGGGCCCCCTCTATCTTATCATTGGCTTCAGTGTTGAGATCATCTATTCCTAAACTTTCTGCTCTGTCCCAAGCTTGTTGCATCATATCATCTAGACCTTCACCTACAATCACAAGATAGGCATCAACAAGAGCATCCTTGGCAAATTCCATATCCCCAGCAGCTAAAAATAGATCGACTCTTTCTAGATCGAAAACTGCTCGAGCATCGGGAGCAGATGTAGCCTGCACCTCGTTCTCTCTTCTATCTAGCCACTGATTGAGCAAGACTTGGGTTTCAGGACTATGTATACCCGTAGATTTCAGACTCTCAAGAAGAGCAACTTTCATTTGTTCAGTATTTTCTAAAGGCTGTGGTGCATCATTCATTCCCATAATATTTCTAAATTAAACCGGAGCCGTTGATCGGGATTGAACCGATGACCTCGTCATTACCAATGACGTGCTCTACCAACTGAGCTACAACGGCTGTGGCGCCAAAAAGCAGTATAATATATAATTAGCATCAATGAAACTGTTTGGATATTTTGCTAAAAATTTGTCTTTAGTTATAGGCTTGGTACTTATTTGGCGCGGGATTTGGTATGTGCTCGACGCGGTAGATATTTTATACCTTGGAGGCGACCACTTACTAAGTGGAGTGTTCGGAATAATAATCGGCTTGGCTATTCTCTATATTCCTGATCACGATCTAAAAGAAATACAAAAATTATAATCTACAAGCTTTTCTAAGCTCAGCCTTGTCTTCCTCCGTCAAAATAGGACTGGAAAAAGTGTTGTCGCTATCACGAAGGTAATACATGATGGATTCTGAATTCTCGACATGATCCATATCTAGTGCATGGCCAAACTCATGAGTCATAGCCATGATAAGCCCGACTGAACTATCAAATTGGTAAACATTTATTTCTTTACCGGTGTATTCCGCCTGATTAAATTCGGCTCTATCGCCGTAAGCAGAATTGTAACTTTCAGCCGCTTTATTATAATTCTTGGCCGCAGTATTGCGCTCCTCGACAATAGTATTGAGTTGCTTAGCCATACTGTTTATAGAGCTAGCCTCGTTATTAATTTGAGAGACGGAAGTATTGATACTCTGCCTCATAGCCTCTAATTTTTCGTACTCCCCCTTCGGGGCGCCACCATGAGAGTTCCAATACTCTACTTGCTTTTCGTATTCATTAGACAGAGTATCCAAATTTTCTTTCATCACATCAAAAGCTTTCACTTGCCTATCGTACTCTGATTTAAATAAAGCTAAACGAGCATCGAGGGATTGCAAGGTCGTTTCAGCCGCATCGAGACCTGATTCTGTTCTTTGTTTCAGTATAGTTGCCTTTTGCCTTTCATCATAAATCAAATTGATTTTAAATTTGGCTTCGGGGTTGTATTTGAAAAGTTCTTTACCTACTTCTTTTTCCCAAGCTAGTTCCGACTGTGCTACATAATTTTTAAACTGAATTTGACTGACACCAAAATTGGTATCGAACCTACCTATAGAATATTCGAGTACGGTATCGCAAGGTGTACGAGTATATTCATAGGCCGAATACCCCAGTACCACGAGCAAAATAATTGTTATTATAGAATTTATAATCTTGTTCATAACCCCTCTATCTTCCTATAATCTTTGGCTAAAGTCCAAATACCAAGCGAAGCGAGGATTATTGCAAAAAGAGAAAGAAATATGGCATACCTCGTGGTAAACACTGCGATAGTAGAACCTAAAAATACCAGTACAAAACCGCTTGGAATGTAAAGTGGAATTTGAAGTAACATAAATTTCCAGAAATTCATACGAGTAAGACCGGCAGCATATGCCAAAAGTTCGGGAATAGTAAAGAAAGCCACTCGAGCTTTGATGAAAGACTTGGTATTGTGCAAAATGCTTAGCATTTTTTCTATTTTATTTATATTTGAATTGCCTGCAAAAAACTTCACTGCTCGCATACCCCATCTTTTACTAATGAAAAAGCATAGGGCCGAGCCGACGACATCGCCAGCAAAACAAATCAAGAACCCGTATAAGTTGCCGTATACTGCTCCAGAAACTACATAAAGCGGAGTGCCTCCAAGCGGAGCAAACACTAGAGTAGAAATTTTGAGGAGGAAGATGACAAGTGGTGCCCACAAGCCCATAGTGACTACTTTTTCACCCAGAGTGCCATCGCTCAAAAACTTTATTGAGGCAATAAAAATCAATATAGCTATTATCGCCCAAGTGTAATCAAGTATTTTATAGTATTTATTTCGCATTCGGATATAACATACCTTTCTGTATCTTATTGTTTAAATACTCTTTGATCGAAAGTACAGAAGGCCCTTTAAGAACAGTACTTTCTTTTATATCAAAAAGTTTTAGGAGTTTTTTGATACCTTCTGGTGTTTTGGACTTTACTTCCATCGAGAATTGGCCTGAATTATTTTCCAAATCAACTTGATCTTCTCCTAGATCATATTGAGAGCCTACACGATCAAATTCGAAATCAAATTCAAACCTATCTAGAAGATTTTCTTCAATATATTCCCTTGCCTCTTCTTCAGTATCAAACTCTTTTCGAAATGAAACAGTTGAATTTTTACCGACTTCTCTTTCTTCTGTGTTCTTTACCGAAACGATAAAGTCTTTTTCATTCCAAATATTTTTCTTTATTATCCTCAACCTCAAAAATTCATCTGTGAGACTTTTATTCGGATCTTTACTCCTAAAAATTATGTCTCTAATTTCATACTCACCTTTAAAAACTGCCCCTTCTTTTTCTAAAATTTTCTTCGGCTCTTCTAAATTATTTAAAACTACTCTAGCTTCGATCATATTAATTTAGTTTAAAAGCGAAAATTCCAAATTTTTCTAATTTTAATTTGTATCCAGGATAAGAATACCATTTCTCTTTGGCTTCTTTTTTAGTTTTTACGACAGGCATTATTTTCTTCAGAGGAATATTTTTTAGCAGGAGATCAATGCTTTTAAAGTGATACTTCTTGATTATTTTCTTAGAAAACTTTTCCTTGCCACACACAAAAACTAAGGTATCTCCCTTTTCGATATTTTGATACTTTGGACTTGCAGCTCTAGTCTCCACAGATTTAATACCTTTCCTTAGTCTCTCAAAATTATCATAATTAACTTTGTTAAATTTTAGCGTCCACGTTTTCATCAGTGACCAAAATGTAACATGGAAGATACCCTGAGTAAAACTATCCTCCATTCGCTACAATTAAAGAAAAGCTGATACAATTATTTTATAAAGTATGGGCACAATATTAATTCCAGGGTGGCTGCAGAAAAAGGAGCTTTACGATGGATTCGAGGTATATGATGTATGGAATAAAAACCTGTCACTCACCTATCCCGAACCACACAAATACGTGGTAGGACATAGTATCGGAGCAAATATTGCTCTTTACAATTGGAGTAAAAATAAAAATCAGAGATTAATACTAATAAACCCTCTCCTTCCCAAAAGGAGCCTTCTCTCTTGGTTTTGGCGATGGCTCAACAACATCACTCCGGAAGATGTGAGTAGAGCCCTTTCTCCAAATTCAACTGATATATCACATTTATTTGCAGCCCTTCGATTTGATCCATCCCCTATTTTAAAAGAAATACCTAAAGAAAATATCGTGGTGATACGAGGCTCTTTAGATCATCATTTTTGCGACGAAAATGCAAAAAATTTTATCCGTTCCCTGGATATTAAAATCATAGAAACGGAAACGAAACATAAGTGGTCAAAAGAATACAAAATGAAGATCGAGGAAATTATGAGGAATTGGAGCTAACCAATACTTTTAAGCAAACTCTCCACTTTTTGAAATAAGGCTTCTTTAGTGGAATCGTTTATTATTGTGTGATCGGCCATTTTGATGACACTATCGACTTCGTGAGCTCCAGAATTATTCGCCCTTTCCTTTTCCTCCTCTTCTTTAAAACGCTCAAATGAAATGTGATCACTAGCTCTACCTCGTAGTTTGGCCCATTCATATCTTGATTCGATAGGAGCTTCGACAGCGACAATAATAAAATCTTCACCAAACTTTTCTTTAAATAAATTGATCTCAGCGGTATTTCGCATACCAGCGATAACAGTATTTGTAGTAAGAGAATCGGCAATTTTTCTGACCGGATATTCATTACCCTCCTCTTTCCTCTTTTGAGCGACAAAAGTGCTCATACTCGTCCGATCGAGAGGTAAACCGAGAGCTTTCATGTCCTCCCTTATATAGTCGCCACTCGATATATGCACAAAACCTTTACTCCCAATATATTCCGCCACCGTATCCTTGCCTCCCGAAGGCTGCCCCACCACTCCGATTATTTTCATTTTGTATTAATTCAAAGATTAAAATGATACCACTCGCGATTTAGAAGCGAGAAGAGCGAGGACAAATATGTAGATAATATGTTCATCTACAAATGGATTATTATCAGGCCAGAGAGCGGCAAGGTACATGAGGAGAATCATCACGATACCAGCGATACTGCCCCACTTTACATATTTATTGAGTAGTAAAGTGAGGCCGACAAATAATAAACCCGCCATAAAAAGCCAATCTACAACTTGAACTCCGGCCAATGATTGGAAAAATTCCGCAAAAGGACCCTTAGTCCCCATAGTGAGAAAACCGTATGTCGGCGAGCCACCATTCATCCAAGACTTCTCCGCCACGGTAGCAAAGCCTAGCCCAAATGTTTTATCCAAAAATGCCCAAAGAAAAATGAACCCCATCCCCAATCTCAATCCCAACCAACCAATTTTTTGTATGTTCATAGTGGTTCAATTATAACAGATAAATTTATCACTAGATTTTAAAGTAGCATAGAACAAATCAATATTCAGCACTCAAATCTCCGAAATAAATACAGTAAAATTTTAGTTTACCATCTTGATATATCGATTCTGATTCGTGAGGAGGTAAATTTTCTAATTTATTCAAATCAAATTCTTTAGGCAATCTCAAACAGACATTCTTTGTCTTCTCAAATACTTTATCCAAAAGAAAATCGGCTCGTGGCATCATTTGAGAAAGCTCTAAAACATGGTTTTCTTTCCCCTCTCCTACTTTAGCCCAATCTGGATCAAGAAATGCTGAATCAAATTCTCCGATTTTATCTATGACTTCAAGAACATCTCCTTCAAAAAACTCTACTTTATCTTCCACTGAAGCAGTCTTTGCATTTTGTTTTGCTTGGTCTAAATGTAGTGGGTCTATATCTACCCCAATGACCTTATCAACACATTTAGCGATAGCTATGGTCATAAATCCAGCACCTAAGCAAGTATCTAAGCAAAATTTATGGCTAGAGAATCTTTTAGCAATTTTATCTGCCAAAATATGATGGACACCCATTTTGTAAGTATCCTCATCGACAACATAATCCGCCCCAAACTTCTGTAAAATT
This region of Candidatus Paceibacterota bacterium genomic DNA includes:
- a CDS encoding AAA family ATPase, which gives rise to MKIIGVVGQPSGGKDTVAEYIGSKGFVHISSGDYIREDMKALGLPLDRTSMSTFVAQKRKEEGNEYPVRKIADSLTTNTVIAGMRNTAEINLFKEKFGEDFIIVAVEAPIESRYEWAKLRGRASDHISFERFKEEEEKERANNSGAHEVDSVIKMADHTIINDSTKEALFQKVESLLKSIG
- a CDS encoding methyltransferase domain-containing protein is translated as MDQDSILQKFGADYVVDEDTYKMGVHHILADKIAKRFSSHKFCLDTCLGAGFMTIAIAKCVDKVIGVDIDPLHLDQAKQNAKTASVEDKVEFFEGDVLEVIDKIGEFDSAFLDPDWAKVGEGKENHVLELSQMMPRADFLLDKVFEKTKNVCLRLPKEFDLNKLENLPPHESESIYQDGKLKFYCIYFGDLSAEY
- a CDS encoding VTT domain-containing protein: MRNKYYKILDYTWAIIAILIFIASIKFLSDGTLGEKVVTMGLWAPLVIFLLKISTLVFAPLGGTPLYVVSGAVYGNLYGFLICFAGDVVGSALCFFISKRWGMRAVKFFAGNSNINKIEKMLSILHNTKSFIKARVAFFTIPELLAYAAGLTRMNFWKFMLLQIPLYIPSGFVLVFLGSTIAVFTTRYAIFLSLFAIILASLGIWTLAKDYRKIEGL
- a CDS encoding peptide chain release factor-like protein; this translates as MEKEEIQKKIEQLEAEMQASDFWADKDKAQGKIKELQALKDELSGVGKYDKGDAVMTIFSGAGGDDAEDFSRILLEMYLKFFERKGFVFSIVHQNHNDHGGFRNVTLEINAPHSASPFGRASRGFGPYGTLKNESGVHRLVRISPFNANAKRHTSFSMVEVIPKFEKTSEIELSPDDLKVELSRSSGPGGQNVNKRETAVRVVHEPTGLAVHVDSERSQAQNKEQAINILKGKIFKMLEEKRITNEKGMYISKTTKVEWGNQIRSYVLHPYKMVKDHRTLVETSNVEKVLEEGEIDEFIEAEKGL
- a CDS encoding matrixin family metalloprotease, whose product is MNKIINSIITIILLVVLGYSAYEYTRTPCDTVLEYSIGRFDTNFGVSQIQFKNYVAQSELAWEKEVGKELFKYNPEAKFKINLIYDERQKATILKQRTESGLDAAETTLQSLDARLALFKSEYDRQVKAFDVMKENLDTLSNEYEKQVEYWNSHGGAPKGEYEKLEAMRQSINTSVSQINNEASSINSMAKQLNTIVEERNTAAKNYNKAAESYNSAYGDRAEFNQAEYTGKEINVYQFDSSVGLIMAMTHEFGHALDMDHVENSESIMYYLRDSDNTFSSPILTEEDKAELRKACRL